Proteins encoded in a region of the Candidatus Moanabacter tarae genome:
- the ghrB_1 gene encoding Glyoxylate/hydroxypyruvate reductase B gives MSYKFVFLSPSTISTQKYSEGMIQAVPNIEIHFCNTREQSLKQIRDASACFGTLDLQLLAEARDLKWLAAPAAGPPKGFYFEDLIQSDVVVTNFRGIYNDHISIHIMAFILVFARQMHLYFSDQFIGHWRKGGETSDSIYLPNSTALIIGAGGIGGETARQCKHFGMSVIAVDPRIHEAPDGVDRLYRPDKLDSLLPEADFVILTAPQTPATEGLFTSAKFEKMNNSAYFINIGRGSNVILADLNTALRKNEIAGAALDVFEEEPLPIDHPLWKAPNFLMTPHVAASGPFLEDRRFGLMIENTKRFSEGKELLNIVDKANWF, from the coding sequence ATGTCCTACAAATTCGTATTCCTTTCACCTTCAACTATAAGCACACAGAAATATTCCGAAGGAATGATCCAGGCCGTTCCGAATATTGAGATTCATTTCTGTAACACAAGGGAGCAATCTCTGAAGCAAATAAGAGACGCATCTGCGTGTTTTGGAACTCTTGATCTTCAATTATTGGCGGAAGCGCGGGATCTAAAGTGGTTGGCTGCCCCTGCCGCTGGACCACCAAAGGGATTCTATTTTGAAGATCTAATTCAGAGCGATGTGGTTGTAACAAATTTTAGAGGAATTTATAACGACCACATTTCAATTCATATAATGGCATTTATTTTAGTTTTTGCCCGTCAAATGCATCTCTACTTCAGTGATCAATTCATAGGTCATTGGCGAAAAGGAGGTGAAACTAGTGATTCAATCTATCTACCTAATTCCACAGCTTTAATAATCGGTGCTGGAGGTATTGGTGGTGAAACTGCACGCCAGTGCAAGCACTTCGGAATGTCGGTTATTGCCGTTGATCCGCGAATACATGAGGCACCTGATGGAGTAGATAGGTTATACCGACCTGACAAACTTGACTCACTTCTTCCGGAGGCAGATTTTGTAATCCTAACCGCGCCACAGACTCCAGCAACTGAGGGTCTTTTTACATCGGCTAAGTTCGAAAAAATGAATAACAGCGCATATTTTATTAATATAGGCCGAGGATCGAACGTAATTTTGGCAGATCTGAATACTGCTCTAAGAAAAAATGAAATTGCAGGAGCAGCTCTCGATGTTTTCGAGGAAGAGCCTCTACCAATAGACCACCCATTATGGAAAGCTCCAAATTTTCTTATGACGCCGCATGTCGCAGCTTCCGGCCCTTTCCTCGAAGATCGAAGATTTGGGTTAATGATTGAAAATACTAAACGATTCTCGGAAGGAAAAGAACTACTGAATATAGTCGATAAGGCCAATTGGTTCTAG
- the ysdC_1 gene encoding Putative aminopeptidase YsdC codes for MKLLKKLTTTPGIPGREHRVRQVILEQIDGLFEDVRVDAMGSIIAVKKPTRSSPKPLRVMLAAHMDQIGFMVKHIDDKGFLRINSVGGFDTRNLFARMCTICPDVRNPDNDLKGVLNPGGKPIHISDPQERKKIPEVNELTVDLGLPLEQVRERVKIGDMVVLDAPAQKVGETFVSQCLDNRVACWIAIRAIEKLRSHNCEIHCVFTVQEEVGIRGAETSAFSVKPDIGIGIDTTLCVDTPGVPEDMRTTKQGHGAALTVMDSSTISDLDLLENFESIAKEKEIPYQRSILTRGGTDSASIQRAGPGARVLTLSCPTRYIHTVTEMVHLNDLNACCSLLTAYLSRAKQESNPS; via the coding sequence ATGAAACTCCTTAAAAAACTTACTACAACTCCAGGAATTCCTGGGCGCGAACACCGGGTAAGGCAGGTGATCCTTGAACAGATCGATGGCCTATTTGAAGATGTTCGAGTTGATGCAATGGGGTCTATTATAGCTGTCAAGAAACCAACTCGTTCTAGTCCAAAGCCACTTCGAGTTATGCTCGCCGCCCACATGGACCAAATTGGATTCATGGTTAAACATATCGACGATAAAGGATTTCTAAGGATTAACTCGGTTGGAGGATTTGATACCCGAAATCTTTTTGCTAGGATGTGCACAATCTGTCCTGATGTACGCAATCCGGATAACGATCTCAAAGGCGTACTTAATCCTGGCGGAAAACCAATTCACATAAGCGATCCTCAGGAAAGGAAAAAAATCCCTGAGGTTAACGAATTAACCGTCGACCTTGGCCTCCCATTGGAACAGGTCAGGGAAAGAGTAAAAATCGGAGACATGGTTGTTCTGGATGCTCCTGCACAAAAGGTTGGCGAAACGTTTGTTTCCCAATGTTTAGATAACAGGGTTGCTTGCTGGATCGCAATAAGGGCAATTGAAAAACTGCGTTCACATAATTGCGAGATCCACTGCGTATTTACTGTCCAAGAAGAAGTGGGAATTAGAGGAGCTGAGACCAGTGCATTTTCTGTTAAACCTGATATAGGCATTGGGATAGATACCACGCTTTGTGTCGATACCCCTGGCGTTCCAGAAGACATGCGAACCACCAAGCAGGGACACGGTGCAGCACTTACCGTAATGGACTCATCTACGATCAGTGATCTTGACCTCCTTGAGAATTTTGAATCGATCGCAAAAGAGAAAGAGATTCCCTATCAACGTTCAATTCTAACACGGGGCGGAACAGATTCCGCTTCCATTCAACGTGCTGGACCGGGAGCCCGAGTCCTTACCCTTTCTTGCCCTACCCGCTACATCCACACTGTAACTGAGATGGTTCACCTAAACGATCTTAACGCCTGCTGTAGCCTCCTGACTGCTTATCTTTCTCGGGCAAAACAAGAGTCTAATCCTTCGTAA
- the lldD_1 gene encoding L-lactate dehydrogenase, whose protein sequence is MKINYNPNYPLVEDLRKRAKKRIPRFAFDYVDGGCNEEVNLQRNTAEIQEIQLVPRYISKTSESNLKTELFGHTYDAPFGIAPMGLQGMIWPDSSAILAKAAHVHNIPFILSTVTTTSIEKASEITEGKAWFQLYHPVDDTLRDKLLHRAEAAGCSVLVIISDVPTFGYRAKEIRSGLAMPPRMTLRNICQMATKPNWALRSLFHGRPRFATLQPYIPKNLDLRNLGRFMNETFKGTLNETKIARLRDKWKRKLIIKGLTSEEDMEIAIKLGLDGVIVSNHGGRQLDAAESTIKSVQRIAPKYSDSIEVMMDSGIRSGPDVARTIACGARFTFLGRPFMYGVAALGREGGDHTISIIKTQLRQVMEQIRCGSTSELPRYLNKK, encoded by the coding sequence ATGAAAATTAACTACAATCCAAATTATCCCTTGGTTGAGGACCTCAGAAAACGTGCTAAAAAACGAATTCCTCGATTTGCCTTCGATTATGTTGACGGAGGATGCAATGAGGAGGTGAATCTTCAACGTAATACAGCTGAAATACAGGAAATTCAGTTGGTCCCAAGATATATTTCAAAAACATCAGAATCGAACTTAAAAACTGAATTGTTTGGGCATACCTACGATGCTCCATTCGGTATTGCTCCAATGGGTTTACAGGGGATGATATGGCCCGATTCTTCGGCGATCTTAGCAAAAGCTGCCCACGTACATAATATTCCATTTATCCTAAGTACGGTTACGACTACCAGTATCGAGAAAGCCAGTGAGATCACTGAGGGAAAGGCATGGTTTCAACTATATCATCCCGTTGATGACACGCTCAGAGACAAGCTGCTTCATAGGGCTGAAGCTGCAGGATGTTCCGTACTAGTTATTATCTCAGATGTACCAACTTTTGGTTACCGAGCAAAAGAAATAAGGAGTGGATTGGCAATGCCTCCGAGAATGACGTTAAGGAACATTTGTCAGATGGCGACAAAGCCAAACTGGGCCCTTCGTTCGCTTTTTCACGGAAGACCTCGATTTGCTACTTTACAACCCTATATTCCAAAGAACCTGGACCTTCGAAATCTAGGCCGATTCATGAATGAAACTTTTAAGGGTACCCTTAATGAGACAAAAATAGCACGGCTTAGGGATAAATGGAAAAGAAAGCTCATAATTAAGGGACTTACTAGCGAAGAGGATATGGAAATTGCTATAAAACTTGGACTCGATGGAGTCATTGTTTCCAATCATGGAGGGAGGCAACTTGATGCGGCTGAATCAACCATCAAGTCTGTGCAGCGAATTGCTCCAAAATATAGCGATAGCATTGAAGTTATGATGGACAGTGGGATTAGGTCCGGTCCAGATGTTGCTAGAACAATTGCCTGTGGCGCCCGTTTTACTTTTCTTGGGAGGCCTTTTATGTACGGAGTCGCTGCATTGGGTAGGGAGGGGGGGGATCACACAATATCAATTATAAAGACCCAACTTCGGCAAGTTATGGAGCAGATTCGGTGTGGTAGTACTTCAGAGCTTCCCCGGTACTTAAATAAGAAATAG